In Armatimonadota bacterium, the genomic stretch GCACGCACCTGCTTACCCGCGAACTTGTCGGCCAAGAAGGGGAAACACAGGCCCGCAAAGTTGCTACCCCCGCCGACGCAGCCGACGACGACGTCGGGGTAGTCACCCGCCATCTCCATCTGCTTCTTCGCTTCCAGGCCCACCACCGTCTGGTGCAGCAGCACGTGATTGAGCACGCTGCCCAGGGAATAGCGCGTGTCGTCGCGCGAGACCGCGTCCTCCACCGCCTCGCTGATGGCGATGCCCAGGCTGCCCGGGCTGTCGGCGTCCTCGCTCAGAATCTGGCGCCCGGCCCGGGTGTGCTCGCTGGGGCTGGCGAAGACGTTGGCGCCCCACACCTCCATCATCACCCGCCGATAGGGCTTCTGGTTGTAGCTGACCTTGACCATGTAGACGGTGCACTCGAGGTCAAAGATGCGGCAGGCGAGGGCGAGCGCGCTGCCCCACTGCCCGGCGCCGGTTTCGGTCGCCAGCCGCTTGACGCCCTCCTGCTTGTTGTAGTAGGCCTGGGCGATGGCGGTGTTGGGCTTGTGGCTGCCTGGGGGACTCGTCCCCTCGTACTTATAGTAGATCTTGGCCGGGGTGTCGAGCACCCTCTCCAGGCGCCGGGCGCGATGGAGCGGCGTCGGCCGGTAGAGGCGATAGGCGTCGAGCACCTGGTCGGGGATCTCGATCCAGCGCTCCGCGCTCACCTCCTGCATGATGAGGCCCATGGGGAAGATGGGGGCGAGGTCGTCCGGCCCCAGGGGCTGGTGGGTGCCCGGGTGCAGCGGGGGATCGAGGGGATGGGGCAGGTCCGCGGCGATGTTGTACCACCGCGTGGGGATGTCCTTCTCCGACAGCAGGATCTTCGTTTCCGCCATGTGATAATACCTCCTCGCGGCGATCGCCGCTGAATTGACGCCACCGATACTCGCGGTCTAGAGCGTTTCCCTCCACACCGCATCTTCGCCCAGCAGGGCCTCGATTTCCTCGCACAGGGTCTCGCTCGCGGCCACGGCGAAGGCGCGGGGAAGGGACAGGCTGGTCTCGGACTTATCGTCGGCCACATGCAGCAGCACCAGCGCCTCGCCGCGGTGCCGTCGCAGCAACTGCTTGAGGTCGCGCAGAAAAGCGGTCTCCGCGTGCGCCGCAGGCACGCGGATATGCAGGCGCTCGCGCGGCGCCGCCGGTCGCGGTGCGGGCGCGTGGTCATCCGCGGCGGCGGACGGGGAGCGGTTG encodes the following:
- a CDS encoding TrpB-like pyridoxal phosphate-dependent enzyme, with the translated sequence MAETKILLSEKDIPTRWYNIAADLPHPLDPPLHPGTHQPLGPDDLAPIFPMGLIMQEVSAERWIEIPDQVLDAYRLYRPTPLHRARRLERVLDTPAKIYYKYEGTSPPGSHKPNTAIAQAYYNKQEGVKRLATETGAGQWGSALALACRIFDLECTVYMVKVSYNQKPYRRVMMEVWGANVFASPSEHTRAGRQILSEDADSPGSLGIAISEAVEDAVSRDDTRYSLGSVLNHVLLHQTVVGLEAKKQMEMAGDYPDVVVGCVGGGSNFAGLCFPFLADKFAGKQVRALAVEPTACPTLTKGQFRYDFGDTVGLTPLVRMYTLGHTFVPAGIHAGGLRYHGDAPLISLLVKEGLMEAVAYHQNPCFEAAVTFARAEGIIPAPEAAHAVKAAMDEAVAAKETGEKRVILFNLSGHGHFDLGAYDDYLAGKLVDYELPQEKIDAALADLPTV